A region of the Stutzerimonas stutzeri genome:
TCTACCGCGGTGACAAGGCCGCGCTGCTCGAACAGCTGGATGTGCTGCTGGACATGGCGCGGCAGAGCCTGGAGGTCAAGCGCAAGGTCATCCAGCACCATATGGACGCCGGGCTCTACCCGTACACCAAACGCTACCTCGGCACCCTGCGCAATCACTTCTCCACCATTGGCGTGAACGGCCTGCACGAGATGGTGCGCAACTTCACCGACGACACCGAGGGGCTGCAGACCGCTGCCGGTCGCGCGCTGGCGATCGAGGTGCTCGACCACGTGCGGGCGCGGCTGGTGCAGTTTCAGGAAGACACCGGGCACCTCTACAACCTTGAGGCGACGCCGGCCGAAGGCACCACCTATCGTTTCGCCAAGGAGGACCGCAAGCGTTTCCCTGACATCCTTCAGGCCGGTTCGGCCGAAGCGCCGTACTACACCAACTCCTCGCAGCTGCCGGTCGGCTTCACCGACGACCCCTTCGAGGCCCTGGAGCTGCAGGACGAACTGCAGTGCAAGTACACCGGCGGCACCGTGCTGCACCTGTACATGGCCGAGCAGATTTCCTCGGCCGAGGCCTGCAAGAAGCTGGTACGCAATGCGCTGTCGCGCTACCGCCTGCCGTACCTGACGGTCACGCCGACCTTCTCGATCTGCCCAGTGCACGGTTATCTCGCCGGCGAACACGAGTTCTGCCCGAAGTGCGACGAGGCGCTGCTGCACAAGCAGCAAGCCGAGGCGGCCCTGGCCGTCTGATCTGCGATCCCATGTCACGCCGCTCCAAGAGGTGCGGCGCCGCATACTTCACCCTCAGCAAAAGGAGCGTCACCATGAACCCAGCCAGCCAACTGCCCCAGGACCAGCGCCAGCGTTGCGAAGTCTGGACCCGCGTGATGGGCTATCACCGCCCGGTTACCGCGTTCAATCCGGGCAAGCAGTCCGAGCATCGCGAGCGCCTGCATTTCACTGAAGCGGCGGCGCGGTGACCGCAGCACTTCGCGTCGGGGGGCTGGTCCCCCTGACCACGCTGGACTTTCCGGACCATCTGGCCTGCGTGCTGTTCTGTCAGGGCTGCGGCTGGCGCTGTCGCTACTGCCACAACCCGCAGCTGATTTCCGCCTGCGGCAACGAGGAAAAACCCTGGTCGGAGATTCTCGCCTTTCTCGAACAGCGCGTCGGCCTGCTCGAGGCGGTGGTGTTCAGCGGTGGCGAGCCGACCCTGCAGACCGCGCTGCCCGAGGCGATCGCCCAGGTGCGGGCGCTGGGCTACAAGGTCGGCCTGCACAGCGCCGGCATCAAGCCGAAGCTGTTCGCCAACATCCTGCCGCTGGTGGATTGGGTCGGTTTCGATATCAAGGCGCTACCCGAGCACAGCACCGCGATCACCGGCGTGGATGGCAGCGGCAAGGCCAACTGGAAGAGTCTCGAACACCTGCTGGAAAGCGGCGTCGAGCACGAATGCCGGACCACCGTGCACTGGCAGCTGTTTGATGCCGATACCCTTTGGGAGATGGCCCAGCGCCTGCGCCGGCTGGGTGTCGAACGCTTCGCCGTGCAATGCGTACGCACCGCGCGGATGCTCGACGACAACCTCGCCGAAAGCCGTGCACCCTACGACCAGCAGCGCTTGTGGGAGCGCATGGATCGTCTGTTTCCTTCATTCGTGTTGCGTGGCTAGCGAAGGTGGCGAGCACCTTTCTACGCGCTGCCTGCGCGCTAGGCCTGGCTCTGTAGGGTGGGCTTTAGCCCACCGTGCAGGGCGTTGAAGGGATTCTGGTTGGCTGAACCCACCCTGCGCCTGCCGGTGCTGCAGTCCCATCTGGGACGTGCTCTAGCCCACCATGTACAGGCAACTCACCAGCCCCAGAACTGCAACCACCAGCCGTAGCCCACCAGCGCGCAACCCACGTTGACGCAGGCAAACGCCAGCAGCCGGCGCAGGCCGTTGCCGCCGTGACGGCTGATCACGTTCCACGCCAGGTACAGACTCCACGCCACGGCCCCGATCAGCAGCGCGGCGCGAGCCGGTTGCGCCCAGGCCAGCAGGAAGCCCTCGTAGCGCAGCAGCTTCACCGTGGTGGCGGAAAGGCCGAGAAACAGTCCGGCGCCACCCAGCGGCACCAGCGCCAATGCCAGGTGCTGGAATACGTTGTTGCCACGGCGCATCACCCGCACGGCGGCGCGTAGCAGCAACCACAGCGCGCCGCCGACGAGCAACGAGGCACCGAAGATGTAGGTGAGGATCACTGCGCCATCGAGCCAGGTGAAGGCATCGTTGGCCTGCGGATAGTGGGTCAGCAGCCACCAGGGCGCGTTGGCTTCCAGCGGCCAGAAGATGTCGCGATCCACCAGCCATTCCGCCGCAGCCTGCTTGAGGGTGATGAACCAGGGACTGACTGTCCACTGAAAGGCGCCCATGGCCAGGCCGATCATGCCGAACAGCAGCAGGGTGCTGTCCCAGTGATCGCTTTGTTGCTGACCGCCGACGATGAGGATTTCCGAGTTCGGCGAACGGGCGCTCAGCTGCACTGCGCCGCGCTGGCTGCTGCAGCGACCGCAAGCGTGGCAATCG
Encoded here:
- the nrdD gene encoding anaerobic ribonucleoside-triphosphate reductase: MNPASQLPQDQRQRCEVWTRVMGYHRPVTAFNPGKQSEHRERLHFTEAAAR
- a CDS encoding anaerobic ribonucleoside-triphosphate reductase activating protein yields the protein MTAALRVGGLVPLTTLDFPDHLACVLFCQGCGWRCRYCHNPQLISACGNEEKPWSEILAFLEQRVGLLEAVVFSGGEPTLQTALPEAIAQVRALGYKVGLHSAGIKPKLFANILPLVDWVGFDIKALPEHSTAITGVDGSGKANWKSLEHLLESGVEHECRTTVHWQLFDADTLWEMAQRLRRLGVERFAVQCVRTARMLDDNLAESRAPYDQQRLWERMDRLFPSFVLRG
- a CDS encoding 4Fe-4S binding protein, producing MITQAPWLARLGDLLRQHAKAIRALQWLVVGFYLTLLVIPAFLDLPPAQAGMLDNLTVLAQFIFWGLWWPFVLLSMIFFGRLWCGVLCPEGSLSEWISWRGLNKRTPRWVRWSGWPTIAFILTTVYGQLISVYDYAQAALLILGGSTVAAMLVGFLYGRGKRVWCRHLCPVSGVFALLARLAPVHYKVDEQRWLENREPHLPTPNCAPLIDIRRMQGNADCHACGRCSSQRGAVQLSARSPNSEILIVGGQQQSDHWDSTLLLFGMIGLAMGAFQWTVSPWFITLKQAAAEWLVDRDIFWPLEANAPWWLLTHYPQANDAFTWLDGAVILTYIFGASLLVGGALWLLLRAAVRVMRRGNNVFQHLALALVPLGGAGLFLGLSATTVKLLRYEGFLLAWAQPARAALLIGAVAWSLYLAWNVISRHGGNGLRRLLAFACVNVGCALVGYGWWLQFWGW